A stretch of DNA from Rhizobium sp. EC-SD404:
GCCGGTTGCGATGGCGTTGTTCGGCAAGAGCGTCGGCGATGTGGTGCAACTGGGCAAGGATGAACTCGAGATAATCGCCATCGCCTAGGCGATATCAGACACGCCGGCATTGATGACGCTTCGCGGCGCCCGATATAGGCCAAATGACCGATCTCCCGCGCGAAAACGTCCAGTCCTATCCCCGTCCTCCGGCACTCCAGGCCGTGCCGCAGCGCATTATCATCCGCCTCGGCGGCGCTGTCGTTGCCGATACCAACCGTGCGATGCGCGTTCTGGAAACGCACCATGCGCCGACCTATTACATTCCGCCCGACGATGTGACGGCAACGCTGCGACCAGCGGCCGGCACGAGCTTCTGCGAGTGGAAGGGCGCTGCCCGTTATTTCGATGTGCTGGCGGGCGACAAGATCGCAACACGGGCGGCTTGGGCCTATGACCGTCCTACTGGTCGGTTCGAAGCCATCGCAGGATTTGCAGCCTTCTATGCCGGTCTGATGGATGAAGCCTGGGTCGGATCGGATCGCGTCGTGCCGCAGCCCGGCGATTTCTATGGAGGCTGGGTTACGTCGAACTTGGAAGGCCGAATCAAGGGCGCGCCCGGCACCACGCACTGGTAGGCCCTCGCGAAGCGATACAACCAGAATTTACAGAACTGGGTGCGTCGAAAACCAAAAGTTGACAAACGGCGCTTTGCCGTCTATTGTCAGGCCATCGATATTTGCTTGCCGAGCTTTGGTTATCGCGCGATTGGCACCGCGTTCTCAACGGATCTCCCTTTCAAAAATCGTTCTCATCCGCGCCGCACCTGCGTCGCGGTATCTCAATGCGCTATGAAAGGGTTCATCATGACCACTGGCACAGTAAAATGGTTCAATTCCACCAAAGGCTTCGGCTTCATTCAGCCTGACGATGGCGGCCCGGACGCATTCGTCCACATCTCGGCTGTCGAGCGCGCTGGTATGCGCGAAATCGTTGAAGGCCAGAAGCTTGGCTACGACATGGAGCGCGACAACAAGTCGGGCAAGATGTCGGCTTGCAACCTGCAGGCTGCTTAAATTCGGGGTCCGCTTTCCTTTGACCACGGATGTACTGGCATTGTTGAGAGCATGATACCGACGAGGGTCAGGCAATTTGCCTGGCCTTTTTTTGTGCCGCTGATTGACCGCCATACGGGAATTCGACGATCATGACACAGACCTACAACAAGTCTCGCCAACAGGCGGAGATCGCCTTTGACAAGGCGCGTTCGCAATCGCTTGGTAAGACCCGCGTCGTGGAAGAGCTCGACACCGTCGTACAGGCACGCGAGCAGAAGACGGCACGACTGAAGAAGGCACGCTTGGAAAAAGAGATGCAGGATCTCGCTGCAAAGGCGAGTGAAACCTCCAAGAAGAGCGGCAAAAAGGCCTGAAAGGCCGACAACGACACATTCGACGGAACAAAGATTTTGAAGAACAGCAGAAGCAATGATCTCGCCGACCGCCGCGAGGCTGCCAATAAGGCAAAGGCGGCCCTCCTCGAAGCACACCGCGCCATAAAGGCCGCCGCTGAGCCGAACCTGCAGGAAAAGCAGGCCGAGCGCCTTGCGATCGCCGAGGCGCGCGAAGAGCGCAAGGCTGAGCGCGAGCGCGTGAAGCGCGAGGAAAAGGAACGCATCGAAGCCGAGGCGGCGGCCCGTCAGGCCGAAGCAGAAGCGCTCGCCAACGCCGAAGTGGAAGCACGCGAAAAGGCCGAGAAGGACCGGATTTCTCGCGTTTTCGAAGACGAGGCTGCGCGCAAGGCCGAACGCGATCGGCGCTACGCGAACCGTAAGGCCCGTCAGCGCTAGATCCAACAAACTGACTGACATTGAAAGCACCCCGAGGCCGGTGAACGGCCTCGGGGTGCTTTTTTGTGTCTGGACCATGCCAAATGCTGCCTCGACCAACTCTCCGAAAATCGACGCCGATTCGGATGGCGGCCTTGCAAACCATCTGAAGACCAGCCACTTACCATCCAGAAGGATGTGAGACATGCCCAAGCGCGCCAGCAGTTCGAGTGAGAAATCCGGCGAGATGGAAAAGATCACCGTCAACCTGGGCTATGTCGACCTGGGCCGGATCGATCTGCTCGTACGGGAAGGCTTCTATTCCAACCGTGCCGACTTGATCCGCACCGCGATCCGCAATCAGATCGAGGTGCACCACAGCACCGTGGCGCAGACCATCGAGCGGCACACGCTGGAATTGGGTCTGCGCGTCTTCGACAAGGCTGCGCTCGAATCGGCAAAGGCCGAAGGGGAACGGCTTCATATCAAGGTCATCGGCCTGGTTCGCATCGCCGATGACGTCACCCCGGAACTCGCTTTGGCGACGATCGGATCGATAACGGTACTGGGTGCTCTTCAAGCCAGTGCCAAGCTCAAGGCCGCCTTGGCGGACCGTATCCGGTAGGCGCGCGTCGCCACCGTGGAAAAAGGCCAGCACCATGAACGAGAATTTCGCCACGGCCATGCGCCAGGCAACAGAGCACACGCGGGCAGCCAATCTGACCGAAGCGACCCGCATCATTCAGGAAGCGCTCGCCGGTCGATCCAGCATCCCAGCCAATGACGCGTCAAAGGCCGACATCGTGCCCGCAGCCACTCAAGGTGCACGCACGCCATTCAAGGCCGATCCGAACGCCGAAATCATCGAGCCTGTGGTTGGATCCAAGCCCAAGCCTGCGCAACCGACCACCGAGGCACCGTTCTCAGCAACACCGAGCGCAGCAAAGGCGTCCCGGATGAGAATGCCCCTTGCCGAGACACTGCGCGTCCTGCGCGACGGAAAAGCGGGTTTCAGTGCTCCTGATCTGTCCAGCGCATTTGCGCCGCTCGGACGCCAGGCGAAAGCCTCGGTGGAAATCCCGGTTGGTGCGGCTTTCGAGACGCGATCGTTTTCGTGTCAGGCGGGCACGCGGACCTACAAACTCTATCGTCCCGCTTCACTGTCCGGCGCACCAAACGGGATCATCGTCATGCTGCATGGCTGCAAGCAGGATCCAGATGATTTTGCCGTTGGCACCGGCATGAATGCTTTGGCGGAAGAGCACGGACTGATCGTGGTCTATCCCGGCCAGACATCCGGTCACAACGCGTCGTCCTGCTGGAACTGGTTCCGCCCGGGCGACCAGATGCGTGATCGAGGCGAACCAGCCATCCTCGCAGGCCTGACGCAGGAAATCGCCAAGGAATTCGGGGTGGGTCGCGATCGCACCTTCGTCGCCGGCCTGTCGGCAGGTGGCGCAATGGCTGCCATCATGGGGGAAATCTATCCCGATATCTTTGCGGCCATTGGTGTCCATTCCGGTCTTGCCTATGGTTCGGCGAATGACGTCGTGTCCGCCTTCGCCGCCATGCGCGGTGATGCCGGCCGAACGCCGACGGTTTCCAGGAACTTCGCGTCGGCCACGCCGCCGGTGCGGACCATCGTCTTTCAAGGCCGCGCAGATCACACGGTTCATGCGTCCAACGCGGAGCGCATCATGACAATGGCGACGTCCCGGATGGAAAGCCATGTTCCAGAGGCCTCCAACGGTCGCTCCAGCGACGGCCGAAGCTTCGAGCGCAAGGTAGTGAAGGACGGAGCAGGGCGGATCGTAGCGGAATGCTGGATGATCGATGGCGCCGGACATGCGTGGTCCGGTGGGGACGCAAAGGGTTCCTATGCCGACCCGAAGGGCCCCGATGCGTCGCGCGAAATGACCCGGTTCTTTCTGGACTCGAAGAATTGACCGAGGGCTTCCCTGCGCGGGTCGCCCATCCTCGCAAAACTGCCAGAATATCTCGTTGTTTAGCCCTTTCGAACGACCCTGCGCCTTGATTGAAACGCAATAGAGGCGCATGGTGAGGCTTCGCAGATTTGGCCACTTTGGCTTCCGCAGTGCCGACCTGGTCGGCCTGCCGATATCCTCCGAATTTTCGACAGCTTGAAGCGTGCCCTTCCGCCAGACGTCGACATGTACGCCGTCGCGACGGAGGCCCTTCGAAACGCCGATATACCTTAAAGGCGATCGACAGGTCCGGCGCGAAAAACTTGGCAGTCACCGCAGCCAATGCGGAGAAACGGTTTAATGACCACGCGCACGAGCCAGACTGTCTTTCGCTTCGAAGCGCCGTTCCGGCTGCCCGGTTTCGATGTCAGCCAGCCAGCCGGCGAATACCGTGTCGACTACGACGAGGAACTGCTTGAAGCGGGCTCCAGGCTCGCATGGCGGCGTGTCGGCGCATTCATCCATCTCCCTGCGATCGGGGCACATGGGGCCACTCAACAGATGGTCCCGGTCGATCCGGCCGCCCTCGACGCAATGAAACAAAAGGACCAGCAACAATGACAACTTCAACGATCGGGCGGCCGCATGCCCGACAGGTGCGTGCCCAAGTCGCGGCGCACCGTTACGAGGTCGGCCAGGTCGTCCAGATCAAGAGCGGTCTGGCACGCACGCAGACGCCCGCAACGACCTATCATGTCACCGCAACGCTCCCGCCACGCGGCAACGCCCTGCAGTACCGCATCCGCAATGATGAAGAGCGTCATGAGCGGGTTGTGACGCAGGACGACATTGAGCCGGCAGGCGACCAGCAGACCCCATCAACGCTCATGGAGAGGACGTTCGGACATGGCTAAGGGACAGAAGAAGAGCAACAAGGAAATCCGGAAGCCGAAGCAGGAGAAATCTGCTGCTGCGAAGACCGAAAGCACGTTCGGCAGCCAGATGAAGACTGCTTCCAGCGCCAATGCGACCGGCAACAAGTCGAAGAGCTAGATCGTTAGCGCTTGCCGCCCACACCAAAAAAGCCCGCTGCTGATGCCGCGGGCTTTTCGTTGCCCGGAGGGCAGCACCAGGATGAACGCCACTTGCATCGCGGCGAGCTTTTCCAGCGCCTACCGCGACTGCGTTTCAGCCATCGGCTTCATCTGTTCAAGCGCCTGCGCGCATTGCATTGCACACGCGATCACCGTAGGCAGAACGTCATAAGGAGACTACGACATGCCCAGAGCGCCCAATTACAATCACGAACGCCAGGAACGCGACCGCGCAAAGGCGAACAAGAAAGCGGAGAAGCTCGCTGCAAAGGCGGCCGCCAAGGAGCGGGGCAGCGACGAGGCTGCAACCGGTCCGGACGAGCAGTCCGAGGACTAGCCTGAAACGGGCATCGTTTTCGGATCGACGAAAACGCCTGCCTCGCGGGCCGCGGCGACGAATGCTCGGCGCGCGCCCATAGGCGGCTTGCCGCCATTCTCAACGTCTGAGCAGGCCTGGATCGCAGCCCGGTGCTTCTCGGTGCGCTTGCCGGGCCACTGGTTAAGCAGGAAATCGGACGTATCGCGGGCGGTTTTGAGCGTGAGCAAAGTGCCCGCCGCATCCACCTTGACGATGATGGGGGTGTCGAATTGATCTTTTTGCATTGCCGCTCTTACGGCAGTCCGAGCCAATAAGCGAGGAAATTGGGTGTTGCTGCGCGCGCTTGTCGCGCATAGTCCCGCGATCCTCCCGCCCTTTTGCCCGTCAGCGACATCACAAAATCGTGGCCGCGATGGCGCTGGACGTGATTGGTCCTAATTCCTCCAGAAACTACGTTTACTGAAAACATGAATGCGCTTCCTGGCTCATACAGCCGCCAGATCCGAAAGGAAGACCCCATGAGCCGATTTCAGTTGAACCGCCGGTCGTTGATCGTTGCCGGTGCTGCGATGGGAGCAGCCTCGTCGCTCGGCATCGCTGGCCTTGCGGTCCCGGCGCGCGCGCAGGGTCTTGCCCCAACGCAGACAATGCGAGGCGGTGCCAACAATTACCTGCCCGGCGCTCCGGTCGTCGAACGTATCGGCGGCGGTGGGTTCTGGATGTCGGGCACCGTGCGTCGCGCCGGTGATGGCGCGCCGCTGGAGGGCATCCGGATCCAGATCTGGGCACACACCACCGAGGGCCGCGAGCGCGACCCGCATAGCCATGGCGCGACCCTCACGGGTGCTGACGGCACCTTCCGTCTGGAAATGCCGCAGATCGTGCCCGTTTTCGGCCAGCCGCACGGCCATCTGGCCTATGACGACGACGCGTTCGAAACCGTTTTTCTTCGCCCAGTCATGGGAAACGCGAGAGATACGAGTCTCAGCGCGGATTTCGTTCTCCAGCCGGCTTGATCCGGGTGGGTTCAGTGCGTGCCGTTCTGATCTGGCTTGGTGTCGCCTTCGCCGTGATCGTTCCTATCGCCGTCGCGGCAGCAAGTCCGCTGCTGCAATGGCGCGATCCGATCTATATCGCCGCCTGCTTTGCCGGGATCGTCGCGATTGCACTGGTGTTTGCGCAGCCATTGCTTGCGGGCGGGTATCTTCCCGGCTTGCCGATCCGCAAGGGCAGGCGGATCCACTCCGTTGTCGGCATGGTGCTTGTCGCCGCGGTTCTCGTCCACGTGGTCGGGCTTTGGATCACCAGCCCGCCGGATGTGGTCGACGCGCTTCTCTTCAGATCGCCGACCCCGTTCTCGGTCTGGGGCGTCATCGCCATGTGGGCAGTTTTCGCAGCCGCCATTCTGGCCGCCCTGCGCATCCGCCTTCGCCTGTCCCCAAGGCTCTGGCGGCTTGGGCATACGGGCCTGGCTGTGGTTACCGTGATCGGCAGCGTCGTCCACGCCGTGCTGATCGAGGGCACCATGGGAACTGTTTCCAAGGCTCTGTTGTGTGCCCTTGTGCTGGGCGCCACCCTGAAGGTGGTTCTCGATCTCCGGACGTGGACCTTGCTTACCCGCGCGCGGCGGTGATTAATCGTCGGCTGTATGGTGCCGGGTGGGAAAATCGATGGGCGAGATCCGTGTCTTTGGGCCACGCCTTCTGGCAGCAGTCGTGGGAGCGGTCCTCTGCCTTTTCGGTGTGTGGAACCTGGAATCCGCCCGGTCCGGCCTGACGATCGAAGCGCTCAACGTCGGAACGACGCCTGCCACAGTCTATCGTCGCAACGATGTCGACGCGGCGCCGGCGATCGTGATTGCCCACGGATTTGCCGGATCGCGCCAACTCATGGAAGCCTACGCACTGACCTTGGCGCAGACGGGCTACGTCGCCGTTTCCTTTGATTTCGAAGGGCACGGCCGAAATCCGATACCGATGTCCGGCGACGTGACGCGGGTTGACGGCACGACGCAGCTCCTCATGGCGGAAGTCGGTCGGGTCGTCGATGCTGTGCTGGCGCTGCCTTCGGTTGATGGGCGTATCGCCTTGCTCGGGCATTCGATGGCGTCCGATATCATCGTGCGCAATGCCATCGACGACCCGAGAATTGCCGCGACGGTGGCGATCTCGATGTTCTCCGAAGCGGTCACCGCGACCGAGCCGCGCAATCTGCTGATGATCTCCGGCGAATGGGAATCGTTCCTGCGCGAGAATGCCCTCCTCAATGCGCGGCTGATCGACCCGCAGGCAGAGGAGGGCGAAACCATCGGCAATCCGGCCGGCGACGGCGGGCGCCGCACCGTTTTCGCACCGAATGTCGAACATGTCGGCGTGCTCTATTCGCCGACGGCGCAGCGCGAGGCGCGTGACTGGCTCGACGCGGTTTTTGCGCGCACCAGCACGGGGCCGATCGCCGCGACCGGGCCTTCGATCGTGCTGCTCCTGTCCGGGATCGTCATTCTGGCCTGGCCAATGTCGCGTTTGCTGCCAAGACAGGAAGCGCACCCGGCTGTTCTGCCGTGGCGTAAATTCGTCCTCGCCGTCGGTCTTCCCGCAGTCGTGACGCCGCTCCTGCTCACCCTCGTCGAGACGGGTTTCCTGCCGGTGCTTGTGGCCGATTATCTCGCCGTGCATCTGTTTGTGTTCGGCCTGTTGTCGCTCGGACTGCTGGCGTGGAGCGGTGTTCGCCTGGGCCGGGTCGCGTGGTGGGTGGCTTTGGTGTTGGCGGCCTACGGGATCTTCGTCTTTGGCGGCGCGCTGGATCGCTACGTGGCCTCCTTCATGCCGAATACGGCGCGCCTGCCGATCATCGCCGCCATTGCCGTCGGAACCGTGCCGTACATGGTCGCCGACAGTCTGGCGCTGAGCGGTGGTTATGCCCCGCTATGGCGTGTGCTGGTTGCACGTGGGGCTTTTCTGGCATCGCTCGCGGCAGCGGTGGCACTGGATTTCGAACGGCTGTTCTTCCTCCTCATCATCATACCCGTGATCGTCCTGTTCTTTGTCGTCTTCGGTCTGATGGGCGGGTGGGTGGGCCACACGCCGCCCATGGCGGACAGCCGCCCGCCGTGATCTACTTCACCAGCATCGAAACCGATCAGCAGGTGCAGGCAGTAGCTTAAGTCACGCCGAAATCTGTCCAGGGATCGGGGGGTAGCTCAAATTTCAATTGTTCCAGAGCCCGCATCAGAACGTATCGCTAAAAAAACTAAATGCTCGTGGTTCAGTCTGCAGCGTCCTGCGAAGCAGACGAGAGGGGATATAAACACCTAGATATAGTTGTACCGGAGCTAACGGGATAAGCCTTAAAACGAGATCGAGCATAATTCGCGCCATACTAAAAATCTCGGAATTTGGAGACAGTCCTACGTTTAAACCAGCAATGTTCTCTCATGTTTGAAAGTGAAACTGGTGCGATTTCGGAATTATTCCTCTCAACTTCAATATTAATCACATTTTGCTGCGGCTGTATCTTCGATATATTCCAGTGCGGCGTTGTAAATTGGAAAAATAAATGCAGTCCGATGGAGAGTTGGTCTCCTAACGTCGCCGATGTGCCGAGGCATGGCATCAGACAGAGTCGCTTTGTAAGCGAGATATATATCAAAGCAGCCGACGGACGATTGGATATCTAAAATCCAATTGCCCGGTTCCCAGGTTTCCCCGTAAAGGATGTAGTGCATTGGTTCATGGTAATAAAATAATATATTATTCATAGCGGCATCAATATTGTCGTGCATTGAAATGATCGTGCCATCTTTGCGCGTGACGAGGTTGGTCAATTCAGTTTCCCGAGGGATATTCATCAAATCGTGAAAATCAATTATTCTCATTTTTGTTCCTTTTAGGTACTTAAGTGTGCTGATACAAAAATCATTGCTTGCGTTTTCATCGGCTGCAACTCTTTTCTTGCAGATTTCGAAATTTATGGAACATCGACGATCACGCTTCAATGTCAGGAAAGCGCCGCGCGCGGAAATGCTGAGGCGGCCATGTGGAGTAGACCCCGTTTCACCGGACAGTCGGCGGTTGGGTTTAGGCACTAAGACGCAGGAACTCGCGTGGTGAGCGGAACCTGAGCCCGGAGTGCGGGTGGACTCACAGTAGTCGTCGATCCAGTCGGGCAGCAAGGCCAGGATGGTATCGGCGTCTGGGAGGATGGCGGTCGAGGCGTAGTCTCTCTTCAGTGTTTGACGAAGGCCTCGGACATGCCGCTACTCTGCGGGCTTCGAACCGGAGTGAAGAGCAGATTGATGCCGAGGGCAGCGGCGACCTGCGCGGTCTGCCTGGCAATATAGGCGCTGCCATTGTCCGAGAGCCATTCCAGTCGGTGCGGGACCTTAAGGGTCTTGAAGCGGCGTTCCACCGCGGCAAGTCACAGACCATTTCACCACAGATGCCGGCATTGGCCACGGCTGACCAGCGATGATCTCCCGGTCGCAGGCATCGATGACGAACACAATGCGGACCACCTCGCCATTGCGGGCACGGATCTCCAGATGATCTGAGCACCAGCGGATGTTGGAACTCAGCGCAACGACGACGCCGTCGTGGGTGTGGGTATCCGAAAGGTCGCCGCGTGCCAAAACCGCCTCCTAAAAAGCAGTCGTGAATCACGCGTCTGCTGATTTGGGAGTCCACTTTGTCAACAGGGCCTAGGTGTTTGATCCAGGAGTTTGATGGTGCAATGTTTTCGATCGATGGAAGGAGGCACTATGGACCAGGTTCATGGGAGCGCCACGACGACAGAGGCGATCCGTCGAGCGATACAGCATAGTCAAGAGAGCCTGAGGGCGCTTTCGAAGCGCTACGGCATCAACCAGAACGGTTGCGAAGTGGAAGAAGCGGACCTCGGTCGCCGACGTGCCAACTGGGCCGAAAGACCCCAAGTCAACTGTGCTGTCGATCGAAGATGAGGCGATCATCGTCGCTTCGCAAGCACACGCTGCTTCCGCTGATCCCGAAAGCCTACACAGCGACATCAGCCCGATTCCTCGATCGTTTCGTCTCACCGGACGCCCGCATCGTGTCAGATGCAGACCCTGCGATCCGTAAGACCGCGAAACCCTTCAAAGGCTATGCCTCAGTCGTCCATGGGGACGATGTCTTCGCCCAGGGCGACGTCCATTCAAATACGGCCGAGAGCGTGATCTCGACGCTGAATCGGGCTCAGATCGGCGTATTCCATTGGCTAAATCGGGAGCATCAGCAACGGTATCGATGAGATTGTCTTTCGCCGAAATCAGAGGGAGCTGATCGTCAGACAGCTTGGCCGCGATGAGCCTGAGTCCGTCGAACTGAGATACCGTTCGTTCACATCGCAACTGCAGGACTTAATTGCTCGCGCTCTTGGTCGGCAGGTTAGTAGGTCTAAGATTGGCGGGATGGATTGGCCGCCGCCGATCGCCTTTTTTGATTGACGTCGTGAAAATTTGCGATGACCATACTGTGATGATTGAGGACAAACATGTTTCAGATCGACCAATTACCTGTTTATGGGGACGTCACACATCTCTGCAGGGTCGCGCGTGGGCATCGCGACCATCTCATAGGCGACCCTCTCCTTGCCGGGGATGACATCGAGATCAAGATTAGCTCGGACAAAGGGCCGTATATCGACGCAAACGCTAAGTTCCTGGCTTCCGAGCACGGCAGGAAGGCTGCGACAGCGATCGCCGAGGAACACGCATTACTGAAGAATTTGTCGGATCACATCGTGGTCCGCTCCAACGAGATCGCAGACATGCGAAAATGTTGGACCGTCTCAATTCTTGCACGCGTCTCTACGGTGTCAGGACAGATTTTTGGTCGTGAATTCGCCGACCCGACGTCTATCATTCAATCGCTGTTCTTCTCGCTGGATACAGACGAGGATCATAGGATCGTGAGATATCCTGTTGCGATAACCGCCTACGACCAGGCGAATTGGCTCCCTCGGTACAAACTCGATACCAGCAAGGTCGAAATCTGCGAACGGGCGGCGATTGAGGTCGCCCAGGGTTTCGCCGACACAATCCGCAGCGACGCTGGCGATCATGGGACTATATTTGACGGAATTTTGTGGTCCCTGGATTCCGGTGACGTCGTAAGTCAATGGGTTAAGATGTCGCCGCCGGTGGGCAGAAGCGGAATGCCAACGTGGCGTTCTCCGCAGCCGCTCGACGTCGATATCGCCAGTCCTGGATTGGCATGTCAGTCCAGTGATTGGATCTTCGGAATGGAGAGACTGGCAGGTCCTGCGGAC
This window harbors:
- a CDS encoding DUF6481 family protein, which translates into the protein MKNSRSNDLADRREAANKAKAALLEAHRAIKAAAEPNLQEKQAERLAIAEAREERKAERERVKREEKERIEAEAAARQAEAEALANAEVEAREKAEKDRISRVFEDEAARKAERDRRYANRKARQR
- a CDS encoding PHB depolymerase family esterase: MNENFATAMRQATEHTRAANLTEATRIIQEALAGRSSIPANDASKADIVPAATQGARTPFKADPNAEIIEPVVGSKPKPAQPTTEAPFSATPSAAKASRMRMPLAETLRVLRDGKAGFSAPDLSSAFAPLGRQAKASVEIPVGAAFETRSFSCQAGTRTYKLYRPASLSGAPNGIIVMLHGCKQDPDDFAVGTGMNALAEEHGLIVVYPGQTSGHNASSCWNWFRPGDQMRDRGEPAILAGLTQEIAKEFGVGRDRTFVAGLSAGGAMAAIMGEIYPDIFAAIGVHSGLAYGSANDVVSAFAAMRGDAGRTPTVSRNFASATPPVRTIVFQGRADHTVHASNAERIMTMATSRMESHVPEASNGRSSDGRSFERKVVKDGAGRIVAECWMIDGAGHAWSGGDAKGSYADPKGPDASREMTRFFLDSKN
- a CDS encoding CopG family transcriptional regulator codes for the protein MPKRASSSSEKSGEMEKITVNLGYVDLGRIDLLVREGFYSNRADLIRTAIRNQIEVHHSTVAQTIERHTLELGLRVFDKAALESAKAEGERLHIKVIGLVRIADDVTPELALATIGSITVLGALQASAKLKAALADRIR
- a CDS encoding ferric reductase-like transmembrane domain-containing protein gives rise to the protein MGSVRAVLIWLGVAFAVIVPIAVAAASPLLQWRDPIYIAACFAGIVAIALVFAQPLLAGGYLPGLPIRKGRRIHSVVGMVLVAAVLVHVVGLWITSPPDVVDALLFRSPTPFSVWGVIAMWAVFAAAILAALRIRLRLSPRLWRLGHTGLAVVTVIGSVVHAVLIEGTMGTVSKALLCALVLGATLKVVLDLRTWTLLTRARR
- a CDS encoding DUF982 domain-containing protein produces the protein MQKDQFDTPIIVKVDAAGTLLTLKTARDTSDFLLNQWPGKRTEKHRAAIQACSDVENGGKPPMGARRAFVAAAREAGVFVDPKTMPVSG
- a CDS encoding twin-arginine translocation pathway signal, translated to MSRFQLNRRSLIVAGAAMGAASSLGIAGLAVPARAQGLAPTQTMRGGANNYLPGAPVVERIGGGGFWMSGTVRRAGDGAPLEGIRIQIWAHTTEGRERDPHSHGATLTGADGTFRLEMPQIVPVFGQPHGHLAYDDDAFETVFLRPVMGNARDTSLSADFVLQPA
- a CDS encoding cold-shock protein, with product MTTGTVKWFNSTKGFGFIQPDDGGPDAFVHISAVERAGMREIVEGQKLGYDMERDNKSGKMSACNLQAA
- a CDS encoding alpha/beta fold hydrolase, giving the protein MGEIRVFGPRLLAAVVGAVLCLFGVWNLESARSGLTIEALNVGTTPATVYRRNDVDAAPAIVIAHGFAGSRQLMEAYALTLAQTGYVAVSFDFEGHGRNPIPMSGDVTRVDGTTQLLMAEVGRVVDAVLALPSVDGRIALLGHSMASDIIVRNAIDDPRIAATVAISMFSEAVTATEPRNLLMISGEWESFLRENALLNARLIDPQAEEGETIGNPAGDGGRRTVFAPNVEHVGVLYSPTAQREARDWLDAVFARTSTGPIAATGPSIVLLLSGIVILAWPMSRLLPRQEAHPAVLPWRKFVLAVGLPAVVTPLLLTLVETGFLPVLVADYLAVHLFVFGLLSLGLLAWSGVRLGRVAWWVALVLAAYGIFVFGGALDRYVASFMPNTARLPIIAAIAVGTVPYMVADSLALSGGYAPLWRVLVARGAFLASLAAAVALDFERLFFLLIIIPVIVLFFVVFGLMGGWVGHTPPMADSRPP
- a CDS encoding transposase, with protein sequence MPKAYTATSARFLDRFVSPDARIVSDADPAIRKTAKPFKGYASVVHGDDVFAQGDVHSNTAESVISTLNRAQIGVFHWLNREHQQRYR
- a CDS encoding DUF427 domain-containing protein is translated as MTDLPRENVQSYPRPPALQAVPQRIIIRLGGAVVADTNRAMRVLETHHAPTYYIPPDDVTATLRPAAGTSFCEWKGAARYFDVLAGDKIATRAAWAYDRPTGRFEAIAGFAAFYAGLMDEAWVGSDRVVPQPGDFYGGWVTSNLEGRIKGAPGTTHW